GTATTTTGAttatcttgatctgatttgtcgtattttgattgattgatttaaataaaaataccaagtagtttttcaaaatcgaaaattacaattaatatCAGAGAGAACTTGAATCAGTCACATCTaaagttttaaaggaaacaaaatataggGTTAAAAATTAACTTCAATTAGTAATGCAAGATTTCAGTTAGGGATTTTTTGGGAAAATGGGGAATGGAGATGGTGGAGATGCAAAGGATGACTGAATGTCATGGAAACTGAACGGTTTGTATATAAGCACTCTcagatttgattttttatttattttttttatttattattttttttatagttttaaattggattaaataatttaatcaattaaatttttttatcaatctaaataattaaaacattcaCTTTGACccaactaaattaattaaaataagaaaaagttacctataataatccaatttttttatgattttcctataataattccacctattgataaccatgaataattccaactttttgAGGTTTTTGCTTAGAGTAAACTCGGCCACTCGAGTAATACGATAACCTGTTATActaggtaatttaccaaaaaagtaaactgaaaattaatctaaaattggagaaatttttttaaaatttacataaaaagttctaaaataataaaaattaaatttttttaaaaaattttttatatattttttcaatattttatttttatttatttttatagaaaaaaaaacttgctataacaagtcatcTGATTAATgggtttattataaaaaaacacCCCTCAATAAATTTGGGATTATTATTCGTTAATCAATAGGTGTGattatttagaaaaattataaaaaggttgagttattctaaataatttttccttaaaataaactaaaaaaactatttaacTAAAATATCAGCATTCGTACGTAATgtgtcatttaaaattattaaaccAGGCGATAGAAATATTCAAATTGACACTTTTCAAATACTAAatcgttattttttttttttgaatattggCTCCTTCTATGTACTTTTCTCACTGTGAAATGATCATATGCAAGAGTTACTTCTAGTAataaatgtatatttatttaaatgatTGAAATGTTTTGTAGTAGAAAGTAGAAAGTACaaagtttaaaattaatttatcaaaactaCTTATTGGAATGAATTAGTTTAACTATATTTCACATGACTTTATCCTGTGCTAAAGATTATAATTCAATTAACACGGTCAAAGTAAtctataaataatgtaaaagttTAAGTGTTTTAAGTATAAAGAAATTGCGGCCTTATTTATttagaataagaaaatttttaaaatttattaagacTATAAATTACAATAAGTGTATTATATAATCTTTAGTGTTGTAACTAAAGTTGATTTAAAGTGCAAACTCTATTAGATcagactttaaaataaaatttagtaaTCCGGTTTAGTTTCTTGTAAAAAGATTGTATACATACGTGTCGTGCCATATTTGGCTACTAAAAAGATGAGGCCTATACACGACTTTGACCATGTACCATCATATCggttcaataatttttatttatctttgatTTTGTTACTTCAAAGTAAGGCAAAAAATACCTGTatgcataaatatatatttaataattaaatgtttatatatttgttatatttatatatttatgattatatatatataattataatttttcataacATGTACGATTATAACGTGTACAAGTACATTTGTTACTTTGCGCTTTAGATGGCGCTGCAATGGGTCGGCCCACAAGCCACACAAGGTCCAtactataataaaatataaaatcttatgatcataaacataatcgaTGTGTAGTAGACAATTATTCTATAGTTTAAGAGCTTTGAGACTTGAAACAATCCCATATAggactatatatatactataactTCATCAATTCTCAGTCAAATTGGGATAATAAGGAATGCCATAAGACGGAAGCCATTCGCCACCAGAAATCAAATTCTCAACAGTAAATTTACTTGCATCGCTAGCGTTGGTTATAACTCTATAACCTGGCCAAGAAACACGAGCACTCGTGTTAGATCCAGGACCTCGGTTCATGTATTCCCCATAAAACAATGTGTTTAATGCAAAATCGCCGTCCCATTCTAACCAACCGGCAGGATcaacaacatcatcaatatTTGACAGCATAAAAACCGTTCTGGAATACTCCTTCCACGGCCTTCCAAGGTACGTTTTGTAAGCAGTTTTGTTAGCCGCAAGATCAGCTGCAGCCGTAACTTTGCAGTTCAAGATGGAGATTCCGGTATTTTGATTAGGATCTTCTCGGCCTTGAGCTGTGTAGATGTTTTTTTGTCTCGGAAGAGGCTCTCGAGCATACAAGTTACAGTTTTGCAATACAACAGCTGCGTTACCAAATACGAAGTCTATTGTGCCGTAAATGTCACATTCTCTATAAAATTGGCGCAAGGAATGGGGGTATAATGTGTCTTGGTAGCCGAGAAAGCTGCATTGATAGAAGGCGGAAAGATCTGAATTGCTTCGTAGAGCTACTGCTTGGTGTTTTGTTGGGCCTGCCGTGTTTTCTACTGTTATGCCTTTGGCTATGAACCCAGGTCCTACAACAGCTGCTCATAATAAACAGGAGATAAATTATTCGTATGTATTTGCacaaataatagtaatatgtaTCATTCAATGTGTTCAACTCATGAATAGGAATTAGTGGTGAAAATTTAGGTAAGTTTTAGAGTTTTTAGTTAATCGGAGTTTTTCTATGGTATGTTTGAGAACGtcgatttcatttgaaaattttaaattggcTTAAATTTGGTGTTtgactaataaatcaaaaacacTATTATTTTTCGTCACCTTTTTCATTGTGTTGTCACCTTTTTTCCATACATTGAATTTTACTCATCTTTTCCGAAACTTTCTAAACgcatttatttctttaataaatctcaCAAACTGAACACTTATTTAATGTAAATGCAACATaagaattttcattttgattaacaaaaagcaaagacgatataaatttaaaatgtcaatttatttattctttttgcatcaattgaataaatgaaaatataataatttcgTATACATTGATGTGAAAGCAACATAGACGAAAATCTGAAATGCTAATcgatttaaatttgatttcttTCTTTTACTTAAAACTCAGCTTCCAAAGTCGGCTGTGTTAATAGCGATATTCTTGGAGATTTgatatgaaaattatttttttgtcaaattttaaaaaatttttattttagaaagtttatttatttttcaaaatttctacTATGAATGTATGTGAATTGTAAAGTATGATTGAAGTCAGGGCCTTTTAATCGCATGTACATACAGGCCCTGTTAATCCACTAATATTAAAATTGGGCCctcaagaaaatgaaaataatgggtGGCCCAAGGAGAAAGAGGACATGTGAAAGGCCGAGTTGGAGATGGTCATGAGTTTATACTACTTTTTGGTTTATACGAGCTTAGAATAATAtcttataatacaaattattctaTTCTCATAGTGAGATGTGATTTATGTACGAATTATATAACTcaactaatataatttatagaaatgtaaattttttaatttgaggttGTGTCAGGAATATAGCATTTTTTTATTGATCTTCTAAATCGAGTTAACTATTAAAGTGATATGAAATTAAATGAATTAGTTTAGTAGTAGGATATAAAAAGAATCTAAGTCTCAATacgttttcattttatttttttaaattcagaTCTACTAGGTTCTCTTGAAATTagattcaaaacccaaaaaaataacaaatctaCAAGGTTCTTGTTAAGTTTATGAAAATACAATTGTAATTACTTTTGTACACTCTCCTCGTAATTTCCTATTGATATGAATTGCCGCATTCtttttcatctcaaattctaattataattgtttttatacACCGAATACAATGATGATAACTAATTTCAGAATACTCAACAATAACGTTTTgaagtctcttttaattatccttcttttctctctcctctctaTCTCGTCATTTCATAGTAAGTTTTACTACTAAACTACCAAATTTTAATGATAAGAAGTTCATTTGACCCTTTATAAATTACAATGTTAGTAATTCAATTTAAATTGCCAAGTAATAcaataatcacaaattcttgtatgaggcGGTCTCgtcgtgagacggtctcatataaaacGAATTATataatgattaatttttttgtattttatatatttgaaataaaatacaaataaaaagctTAGTCActtattagtttaatttttattttacttctttaaagcttttattttataaagtaGAATACTAATAAATCATTAAGTCACGTGATGGTTGTTTTATATAGCGTTATGTGACTTAGcgatttatattaaaaaaatatatatagtatcCAAATTTCATTGTATAAACACATACTTCCTTTGTCCTATTAGAATTGAAACAAGGAGAAAAtaagagttttttttaaaaaaaagtgaataacATTAATAAATGTAGAACTCATTTGCTCTTTTGAGGTTTGGTGAGTGTAAATgtgaagattttattttattttttggatttttccAATTTAGCATTTAGTAATGACTCATATAGTCCTATGTTCATTATGAGTGTGTCGCATATACTATTTTAACTTGTGACTTGTGAATactagtaaaaattattaagtaatGTGAATCGATCATGCTTAGCACATAACATATtgtcactttaaaataatatttttattttacacaataaaataattaaaatttaaaagatttatTTAAGGGAATTTAGAAGAATGTATGTATGTTAAACATTTCATGTATTGgtaattaagtttttaatttttgatgaattgactaataatttttgaacaaatGAATTGACTAATAAGTTTATATTAGGATccgaaaaaaatgaaaatgaaaaacaaataaaaacataaagtaTGTAATAAAGATTATAAGTATGAGGAGTGTAATTTGCACATATTTTCTAGCTGTGTTAAActtaaatgataatttttatTAGGGATTACCAGCTTATTTATTCCAGAAATTCGTTAGAATTAGTGCACTACATATTATTAACGTTTTCTAATTATAGTTGTGATTGATAGGTATACATATTAACGTTACATTATTACATATATTCAACGTTGCATGTTATAATTATGGTTACCAGTGTCCAATAAGCTAATTTTACAATCCATTTATTCAtcataagtattttatttactttgttaattctatttattatacttatttaattcttaatatatttaattatgtataattaaaaattataaaagttgatattaataaacttacattaaaacgaatcaaataagatcacacatgactatgttttaacttatagattaacaataaaatataatttaaaaatgatagGTGTATAGTGTCCTAACTGCTcgtttggttaatggtattaaatggtggtaataggaatgatttataatgtaaaatttcatcaaaaattttatatcattcccacggtaatgaaactttgatcccaagaaagtttttttgtttacaagttttcattaccacttaatATCACATCTCGTAATGGTAATGTAatggaataaattttattaagaaaataagatgattggaGTTGGAAAAGCATGGTCATCAAGATAGCCAAAAgatttttaactaaaattacactaacttatcattctcattatcactgtttaatatttcttattaaACGGGCCGTAGAAAGAAATAGGACACCTAAGATAAATAAAAGGGGGTATTCTCATTATGAGATGAGCAAGCGTTGCATCTACATTTATGGTCTAAAAAGCTCGTATGTATGAAGGTATGCATGATAAAGTGtataaacatattttaaatcCTTAACAATTACAGTCCGCTACCATGAGCTTAAACTAATGATAAAgatgttatctttgaaatttAATTGACATTTAATTCaaggaaaatgatatatatacaACCCTGAGAGTTGTATATAAGATGTAtaatcttatattttatttatgtaatttaatataatctttgctttaaagatattaaagtttACCTATACTTTATTACTAtagcatttatttttttcttaggaagtaaaaataattatataaaatgttaattattttccaatttctaaattatattcttttaaaaagttaaaattattgatggtaaataaaatttgttaatttttatgtacaacCCTTATGTAAATATCATAAcccttaattaaatgaaaattttgaacgGAAGAATGTTTTTCTTGCATAGCTTCTCCATTCAAATTAGCGAAAAAGTCTAGTATGGACATAATCCACACTAATATTAGTGTGGACCAATATTTACACTACTCTCCACTCCACTCTTATACTTTTACACATCACGACAATCCACTCTATTTTACTGTACTTTTATACTCTTACACTTTACTCCACTACACTCTTAATTAATAGGAATAAATATCTTGAATATACTTCTCTCGATTTAATTTAAGTTCaagataatttaaaataaaaaaaataaaattgcatgATTAAAAACTTACCAAGAGTAGCAGACCTGAAAGTAGTATACCCATCAACAACATTCCTATTAGCCTTAATAATAGTCTTCCCAATTCCATCtcctaaaaacataatattacTTTTCAGCCTTTCCACTTCCACATTCTCAAAATAAACTCCACTTTTTATGTATATCACAAACCGGGTCCGACTCCTATTCGGAGCTGCCGACACTGCCTCTTCGATACTACTAAAATTACCCGACCCGTCTTTCGCCACCACTAAATCCACCGGAATACTACTCCCATTCCCGGCTGCCGATGGGGGCGCTGATTGTAACAGCCGCCTATCCTTCCTCTTCATCCAACCCGGAAACCCGACCCGATCCAATCCATTTACATCttctaaatcatcatcattatttgataaactcccatgatttttatttttacaatggTTGGTCCcacttattttctttaaaattgctAATGAGTTGCTAACATGTTGGGAAATGTGAAACAACCCATTTTGGATAAACTTCCTTAAAGTCCGACTCGACCCGCCCGCAAACCCTTCAAGACAGGTATACTGATTTGTCATGGCTGCACTCAAATAAGTACCAATGTCGGTGAAATTACGGGTCGGGCCACACTGACCCGCTAAATCATCAAGAACAGTTTCAAGCTCATCTATAGTATCACCCAAAAGCTCCAAGCAATCTTTAACAGCATAATGTTGTAAACGGGTCAAACTATGCCGGTTTCCGGATTCAATATCGGATACATTGTGTTCAGAAGCCCGAACTTCGGCTTCGGTGACTCGGATGATGTCTTGCAAGATTTCAGTTAGGGATTTTTTGTGAAAATGGGGAATGGAGGAGATGGTGGAGATGCAAAGGTCAGGGTAAAGTGTGCCATCACAATGGGATTCTGCTAATTGGAGATGGTTTTGGGTATGGATATGGTGAGATTTTGTAGAGGTTTCGAATGTGGGTTTTGGTATAAGTAAAATTATGATGAAggttattgaagttggtattaatattttaattagctTGGTTTTTGTTGTTACGTTCATTTTGTTTTGGTGttcttttaacttattttaatggtt
The sequence above is drawn from the Amaranthus tricolor cultivar Red isolate AtriRed21 chromosome 5, ASM2621246v1, whole genome shotgun sequence genome and encodes:
- the LOC130813987 gene encoding pectinesterase-like, producing MNVTTKTKLIKILIPTSITFIIILLIPKPTFETSTKSHHIHTQNHLQLAESHCDGTLYPDLCISTISSIPHFHKKSLTEILQDIIRVTEAEVRASEHNVSDIESGNRHSLTRLQHYAVKDCLELLGDTIDELETVLDDLAGQCGPTRNFTDIGTYLSAAMTNQYTCLEGFAGGSSRTLRKFIQNGLFHISQHVSNSLAILKKISGTNHCKNKNHGSLSNNDDDLEDVNGLDRVGFPGWMKRKDRRLLQSAPPSAAGNGSSIPVDLVVAKDGSGNFSSIEEAVSAAPNRSRTRFVIYIKSGVYFENVEVERLKSNIMFLGDGIGKTIIKANRNVVDGYTTFRSATLAVVGPGFIAKGITVENTAGPTKHQAVALRSNSDLSAFYQCSFLGYQDTLYPHSLRQFYRECDIYGTIDFVFGNAAVVLQNCNLYAREPLPRQKNIYTAQGREDPNQNTGISILNCKVTAAADLAANKTAYKTYLGRPWKEYSRTVFMLSNIDDVVDPAGWLEWDGDFALNTLFYGEYMNRGPGSNTSARVSWPGYRVITNASDASKFTVENLISGGEWLPSYGIPYYPNLTEN